The genomic DNA TGGTATAATTTTATGATGAGAGGGGTGTTGCCTGGGGCTACGGTTTCTGTTTTGCCTTTTGACGTAATACGTACAAATATAAGCTTTCTACTTTTTCACGTGCCCATGGTGTGGTACGCAAGAATCGCAATGATGATTTAACACTTGGGTCTATGCAAAAACATCTAATTTCAATTTTACGACTTAAACCTTCAAAGCCACCGTAGTAATCCAATAATTCATCCAAAATGTCAGCAAGTTTTTTGCCGTGTAAAGGGTCATTGGAGGTATTCATAATAGATCAATAGTATTTTGGGTGGCCATTATTATAACCTGGGCTAGTTGGAAAACTAGAGAGTTGGAATGTAGGTAATGATGGACTGAATAGCCACCAAAATTCTGGAGCACGCCTAGCCATCGGGTGATGTATCATATATATGACTTTGTAATCCCATTTGCTGTGTAGGAAATTTTTTCTTAATGGGTCACCTTTTTATGGAAGTAGGTAAGAGAAAAGCTCTAAACCTTTACGGATCGCTTCAGCACTGTACTTAAAGGCAATTAATGGTTGACCTGTGATTACTGTTGAGGCGACCAGTGTACCCTAAAGCCAATATTCACCCCATCCATTGTAGTAAACATTAAGTTTTTTGAGCATGGGTTTATTTTCTTTTGATACGTTGGCGAGCCGTATTGCTCTCATAGCGAAGAATGTCATCTACACTGTTTAAATGAGGTTTGAAGAGTTCCTCTAATTCTTTTAATCGGCCTAGTACCATGGCAACGCGTACTAAATTTTCAAATGAAACATTTCGACCTGCTTCCAGATTGGATACTGTATTCACACCAATACCAGCACGTGCAGCAACATCTGCCTGAGTCATTTCCAGATAAAGCCGTTCTTTACGAAGCCTCTCACATAATAATGCAACAACTTCTTCAGGTTTTCTGAATCTTAAATCCATAATATTAGGTCTTATGTTTAGATATAGCTATTAAGCCACAAAATAATGGAGTTATAAAATGTGTCGGTTGATCGATGAAAAGGTGCTTTATTGGCCTGATTAGATCCTATTAGATTAAAAAGATCTAATTAGATATTTACAATCTAATGGAGTCTAATACAATCTATGGTAATAAATAAATCATTGCCGAGTAATTAAAATGATGACCATCTCCAATGACCCTTGGCACTTTCCACGTACCGAATTGGCGAAACAAATTTTAGGCATGTTTGAGACTGGACTAGCTAGTTCTCTGACTTTTTTTGCCCCACGCCGGATGGGAAAAACTGAATTTTTACGAAAAGATATTACGCCCCTAGCAGAACAGCTTGGATGGCGCGTTTTTTATTTCAGTTTTTTAGATGCAGGCCTGCATAGTGAAGGGCAGTTTGTAAAAGCTCTTGATGAGTTTTCAAAACAAAATGGCTTAATGGGGAAAGCCACAGATTGGATTAAAAATATTGGTTCTTTAAGTACAGAGGTGGCAGGGGTAAAAGCTGAAGTGACACTTCTACAAGGACAAGTGAATTCCAGTATTTTGTCTAGCATTACTAAACTGGCTCAGCAGGGGAAACCTATTTTACTGTTACTTGATGAGATTCAGGCTTTAGCTAGTTCAAAATATAAAACCACGATTGCCAGTTTACGTACCGCTTTAGATATGCATAAAGAAACAATAAAGGTGATTTTTACTGGTTCAAGTCGAGAAGGCCTGAGACAAATGTTTTCTGTGAGTAGTGCTCCATTTTTTCATTATGGACAGAATTTACCTTTTCCAAATCTAACAAAAGCATTTACAGATCATCTGGCAGATGTATTTAATCAGACAACAGGACGTAGTTTGAATAAAGAAATTTTATGGCACGCTTTTTTAGATATGAAGCAAAGTCCTCAACTAGCAAGATCATTAGTGGAGCGTTTAGCCTTAAACCCAATGCTGGCTATAGATTTTGCCAAGGAACAGCTTATAGCCGATACAATGGGGCATCGTGACTTTTCGGGATTATGGGGAGAGTTTAAGTTATTAGAACAGCTAATTTTAAAAGCCATAGCGGAATCGCAAGTTGAACTTTATAGTAGCCAATTTAGACAACATCTGGCTGATTCCATTGGTGTAGATAACATTGCGGTATCAAGTATTCAATCGGCCCTACGTTCTTTATCAAAAAAACAAATTATTTTTAAACCAGAAAATGGTACTTATGAAATCGAGGATGCTCTTTTTAAAGAATGGATTATGGATGAAGCATAATTTTGAAAACTCACTTGGATAAAAATAATACTTTACTACTATAATAAGTATATAATAGGCAAAACTGCCTGTACTTTACTATTTAAATAGAATTATGAATGATTTTTGATCTTTCCAAATATTTCTGAATAATCAATCGATCGATTGTGCCACTATTGAAGTAATAGGTGAAAAAGCTAAAGGTTGGAAAGCTAGCTGCGGAACATATTATTCAATGGATTACGCAATTGAACATAACCAAGATGAAATCTATCGGGATAGATGATGAAATTCTAGAAAATTGTGCATATCGCATTGAAGATATTTGCGCACAATTAAAGGAGATTTGTTATGGATAAACGTTTTATTCCACTCTCTCAAATAGAGCAAATTAAAAAAAGACAATATGTCTTAGAACAGATTCAACTGAATCCCGATTGGCCGATACATGTCATTGCAAAATTCATTAGAATAGAGCTGCATCTGACATTACATGAAATGTCCAAGATCACTAAAATTTCGCTTCAAACTTTACAGAAACTAGAGCGATCAGATGCAAATCCAACTCTAGAAACAATGCTAAAATTTTTAACCCCATTTGGTTTAAAATTAACGGTCGTGAAGAAATGATCACTTCTATCAGGATATTTTCGACCTCAATGATCTGTTTAACTTCTCGGATTTGATTGTCTTTACTCACAATATTCCTATTGAGTGAGTCGAATCTGTGCTCGGGTTGAGCAGTTCGGCTACTGTTCTGAAATGACAGCTTTGTCCGTTATAATTGTATAAACATTTTTAGTGTCTGGTAATTATGTCCTCATTGATCAATTTTCTATCTCGCTTTAGTACAGCAACTCTTCAGCGCAGTCTTAGCTATGCTAAACGCATTGATAGGGAAACGATTGAGTTCTTTGAGGAAAAAGACGGGGTTACGATGTATGCCCAAATTGAAGGGACAGATTATTACGATACTGCAATTACCTATAATCCCCAAAAAGACCGTTTAATCGATGACGACTGCACTTGTCCGGTTGGATATAACTGTAAACATGCTGCTGCTTTAGCGCGGTTATTCTTTCAGGAATATCGCCAGGAATTTCAGCAGCGTTATGCTGACTCTCAATCCCCGCAGGGAATCGCAAAACGCCTACGGGGGGATGATCAGGCACAGCGCTGGCTGAATGATTTTAAACGGTATTTACAACAGACTGAACCAGAGCAATCTGTCAAAACAAACAATTATTTAATTTACCTGTTAGATCAGTCTGTCAGCTTAAAGAAATTGACAGTTGATGTTCAGAAGGCCAGACGCAATAAAAACGGCTCAATTGCGGGGGAAAGTTATTATACCCAATATGAAAATATCACCAGAAAGCATCTGACTTTACCTGAACAAAAACGACAATTATTTAACCAGATTTATTATTATGCCAAAATAAACAGTGACGAACGTTTTTATCAAAGCAATCTTGATATCTCCGGAATTTTATTGGAGCATTTCAAATCTTTTATTCAAAGTGGCGATGTGTACTGGCAAAAAAAGAGCCATACTGCACTTCAATGGTCAGAACAAGGCTATCACATCGAACTGATCTGGCAACAAGGTGTAAACAAACAGACAGAGCATTTAAATATTGAATTGGTCAATGGTGATATTCGACTCGATTTAAAATCAAATCCACATATCCAAATTCTCGCTAGCCAGCCACCGTGTTATGTGGATATTCAACAGAACACGGTGGGCCAGTTATATGGTGAATATACGGCAAATCTTCTGTACCATTTTTTACAGATGCCTGATCTTCCATCTATGCTCTTGCCAGAGTTTGAGAAACTGACTCATCAATATTCAGACGTGAAAAATCTGCCTCAGCCCGAGTCTATTCAGCATATTGATGTCCTTGAGGGTAGTCCCCAGCCAATTTTACGCTTCGGTGTTTTAGATAAATTTGATTGGAAATGGGAAGAGTCTGTTTGTGCTGAAATTGAATTCTCCTATGCAGGCGGGCGAATTAAAGCAGGTACATCAGGTGACAGTTTCATTGGTGAGCAGCATGACAAAATGGTGCGACAGCTTCGGGACTTAGTTCAGGAACAACAGTCAATCCAGCGTTTACAGCTATTGGTCGAATCACTGAAGTGGGTGAAAGATCTTAGTTATGACCAGCAATTAAAACTGGATAAACAACGTCTCGATTCTATGGTTTTTGCTTTCTATGGAGACTGGATCAAACAGCTGATGCCCATCAATCAAATTGAGTTGATGGGCTGGCAGATAGAGCATCTGGAAAACAGCCCCTTTAACCTGCAATATGTTGAAAATTTAAATATTTCTATCACTGAATCTGAAGGCCAGCAGGACTGGTTCAATATCGGGGCGACGGTTCAAGACAGTGCAGGCAATTCTTATAATTTACTTGATGCGCTCGTAGCTTTGGTGCGAGTAAATCCTGATTTACTTGATCCGCGGACTTTTATTCATCTGCATGACAGTCAAATTTTCACCGTGAAAACTGCAGTTGATCAACCTGATTTGGCGCTATCCGCCAGGGATATTAAGCCGGTATTATTGCATCTGCAGAGCATTTTACAGCAAGAAGAGCGCAGTATTGATCGCTATGATGCGAGTCAATTATTAGAATTGCAGCATAATCTTGGGATGACATGGCAGGTCAGTGATCGCCTGCAGAAATTTGTACATAAATTCAAACAAGGCTATCAGCAACAACTGCCGACACCACAAGGTTTTCAGGGGGAGTTGCGTCTATACCAGCAGCAGGGCTTAGGCTGGTTACAGTTTTTAAGGGAAACCCAGCATGGCGGGATTCTGGCAGATGATATGGGCTTGGGGAAAACAGCACAAACTTTAGCCCATTTACTCATGGAAAAGCAGGCTGGATATTTGCAGGATAGTCCCGCCTTAATTGTTGCACCCACATCGCTGATGCATAACTGGTTCAAAGAAGCGGAGAAATTTACCCCAGAGCTCAAGGTATTGCTGCTACAGGGGCCCGATCGCCATCAGTATTTTGAGCAGATTCCGCACTATGATATTGTGTTAACCACCTATCCGCTTCTGGCGAGAGATGAAGAGCAACTAAAGCAATATGAATATCATCAACTCATTTTGGATGAGGCGCAGAATATCAAAAATCCGCGCGCCAAAGCTGCACAGGTAGTACGGCAATTAACAGCGCGACATCGTCTATGTCTAACCGGTACACCTATGGAAAATCATTTGGGTGAGCTGTGGGCACTATTTTATTTCCTGATGCCAGGATTTTTATATTCACAAGAAATTTTTAATAAAAAGTACCGTCATCCGATTGAAAAGCGCGGTGATGAGCAGTTAAGACAAAAGTTGGTCAACCGGATTAAGCCCTTCATTTTACGTCGCTTGAAAACTGACGTAGCCAAAGAGTTGCCAGAAAAAACCACGATTGAAGTCAATATTGATATGAATGACCAGCAATCCAAGTTATATGAGGCTGTTCGTGCCACGATGCAGGCAAGCATTCAGAAAATTGTGGCAGAAAAAGGCTTTAAACGTAGTCAAATTCAAATTTTAGATGCCTTACTGAAGCTACGTCAGGTGTGCTGCCATCCTAGCTTACTAAAGCTGGATTCAGTGAAAATTGGGCAGGCGCATTCTGCCAAACTTGAACAGTTGATGGATATGG from Acinetobacter sp. CS-2 includes the following:
- a CDS encoding VF530 family DNA-binding protein gives rise to the protein MNTSNDPLHGKKLADILDELLDYYGGFEGLSRKIEIRCFCIDPSVKSSLRFLRTTPWAREKVESLYLYVLRQKAKQKP
- a CDS encoding helix-turn-helix transcriptional regulator produces the protein MDLRFRKPEEVVALLCERLRKERLYLEMTQADVAARAGIGVNTVSNLEAGRNVSFENLVRVAMVLGRLKELEELFKPHLNSVDDILRYESNTARQRIKRK
- a CDS encoding ATP-binding protein codes for the protein MMTISNDPWHFPRTELAKQILGMFETGLASSLTFFAPRRMGKTEFLRKDITPLAEQLGWRVFYFSFLDAGLHSEGQFVKALDEFSKQNGLMGKATDWIKNIGSLSTEVAGVKAEVTLLQGQVNSSILSSITKLAQQGKPILLLLDEIQALASSKYKTTIASLRTALDMHKETIKVIFTGSSREGLRQMFSVSSAPFFHYGQNLPFPNLTKAFTDHLADVFNQTTGRSLNKEILWHAFLDMKQSPQLARSLVERLALNPMLAIDFAKEQLIADTMGHRDFSGLWGEFKLLEQLILKAIAESQVELYSSQFRQHLADSIGVDNIAVSSIQSALRSLSKKQIIFKPENGTYEIEDALFKEWIMDEA
- a CDS encoding helix-turn-helix domain-containing protein translates to MDKRFIPLSQIEQIKKRQYVLEQIQLNPDWPIHVIAKFIRIELHLTLHEMSKITKISLQTLQKLERSDANPTLETMLKFLTPFGLKLTVVKK
- a CDS encoding DEAD/DEAH box helicase encodes the protein MSSLINFLSRFSTATLQRSLSYAKRIDRETIEFFEEKDGVTMYAQIEGTDYYDTAITYNPQKDRLIDDDCTCPVGYNCKHAAALARLFFQEYRQEFQQRYADSQSPQGIAKRLRGDDQAQRWLNDFKRYLQQTEPEQSVKTNNYLIYLLDQSVSLKKLTVDVQKARRNKNGSIAGESYYTQYENITRKHLTLPEQKRQLFNQIYYYAKINSDERFYQSNLDISGILLEHFKSFIQSGDVYWQKKSHTALQWSEQGYHIELIWQQGVNKQTEHLNIELVNGDIRLDLKSNPHIQILASQPPCYVDIQQNTVGQLYGEYTANLLYHFLQMPDLPSMLLPEFEKLTHQYSDVKNLPQPESIQHIDVLEGSPQPILRFGVLDKFDWKWEESVCAEIEFSYAGGRIKAGTSGDSFIGEQHDKMVRQLRDLVQEQQSIQRLQLLVESLKWVKDLSYDQQLKLDKQRLDSMVFAFYGDWIKQLMPINQIELMGWQIEHLENSPFNLQYVENLNISITESEGQQDWFNIGATVQDSAGNSYNLLDALVALVRVNPDLLDPRTFIHLHDSQIFTVKTAVDQPDLALSARDIKPVLLHLQSILQQEERSIDRYDASQLLELQHNLGMTWQVSDRLQKFVHKFKQGYQQQLPTPQGFQGELRLYQQQGLGWLQFLRETQHGGILADDMGLGKTAQTLAHLLMEKQAGYLQDSPALIVAPTSLMHNWFKEAEKFTPELKVLLLQGPDRHQYFEQIPHYDIVLTTYPLLARDEEQLKQYEYHQLILDEAQNIKNPRAKAAQVVRQLTARHRLCLTGTPMENHLGELWALFYFLMPGFLYSQEIFNKKYRHPIEKRGDEQLRQKLVNRIKPFILRRLKTDVAKELPEKTTIEVNIDMNDQQSKLYEAVRATMQASIQKIVAEKGFKRSQIQILDALLKLRQVCCHPSLLKLDSVKIGQAHSAKLEQLMDMVVPMVEEGRKILIFSQFTSMLELIEQQFHHAEIGYVKLTGKTKKRDEVITAFQSGQVPVFLISLKAGGVGLNLTAADTVIHYDPWWNPAAEDQASDRAWRIGQDKPVFVYKLITNKSIEEKILALQQNKAELAHSILSTDHEGEAKLTENDVMNLFEKF